The genomic region TAATAAAGTCTATGGTATTTTTAATATGGTTTTTCAGAAGTTGCAACCTCAGGTAGGAATTTACATTAAAAAAGAGAAGATTTTTGAACTTCAGAAATCTGGCCTCATTTTCTTGTATAGAACAACTTTATTCATgctcacattttctttttttgttttaagaataCTCTTTAAACAGAGTATAACAAGTATCAGAAAGACACAATAGATCAGCTGATAGTGTATTTATTTTGAaaggcacaacacacacacatccaagcCTCTGTTTCAAACTCACAATTTGGTTTATTATTAATTTTCATATATTTTGTATCCACAAAGTCTTCAACTGCCCAAACATGAAGGAGACTCTAATCATAGTGCTGCTTATCCACGATTGTTAAGAGGTCTAGCCCAGAAATGGATCTCCAGTCTGCACATGAAGGGATGCGGATTTCTGTGATATCTTCCCTGCCTGGAAGAAAGCCAGAGAACTTCTTGATGTGTTGTTTGGCTTAGATCTTGGAGTGCTGGATGACAGCTTGCTCAAATAGCATCTGCTCATTATGGATGTATCTGTTCCAGTACTGGAGGTGCAGGAGACAAACACCTTCCCAGGCAACAGGGCATGAAAGAAGTGATGGCTCAACTGCTATCAAAAGCCAGCCAACAACCtttgaagaaggggggaaagtaaTACAAATCACTAGCAGTGCAAGGGTAAAACTACCTTTTACTAATCATTTAACTGCCAGGgttgggctgtggctcagtgacagagcatctgttAGGCAGCAGAATGTGTTtggcaggttcaatccctggcacctccagttgtAAACACCCCACCGCAGGTGATATGAAAAGGATCTGGCTACAGGGTCCCCACCCAAGATCCTGAATAGCAGCTGCCAATTTGAGTTGGctgtactgaccttgatggaccgacggtatgattcagtataaagctACTTCTTGTTGTTGACTTTTTGTCAGTAACCAAATAATATGTTCTAGAATAAGTATATAATTACACACAGGGCTTTTTTGGTGGGGTACTGGGTACCGCCACCTTTTCTGTGAGCTCTTCAAAGTACTGAGGGTAGAACTGATGGGAATCGGTGAAACCTTATATATACATaccagcatcttttttaaaaaagtatacacACATGCTTTTTATGGAgacccatgaaaatcagtagatGGATCCAACTTTGCCAATGATGGAACTGCAGGCTGCAGTGCTGCACTGTCTTGGCAGTAAGtaccattgaagtcagtggggtttTAATCTGAGTACATACGCAATAGGATCAGACTGTAGAAGTATTTAGGCTTATAGTAAtgattctgggttgggaaatttctggagatttgggagaggaccctggggaggagaaggaccACAGCAAGATATAATTCCATTGAGGATCCatgtcctccagggaaactgatttctagaagtctggagatcagttgcaattctcggagatctccaggttctacaCACAACTGAGCCATCAACTgtctatatgaaaaaaaaattcttccttaATAGGTCCTTTATGTCATGAAAAccatcagctgcccatttctgcacACTGAGCCTctattttttctccaggcatgTTGCCAATCATGAACTCAGCGGCTTCACTACATATCAAAATGCTGACAAAATACAGACATTATTATGCCATTTTCAGTACACTAATATATTACAAGAGACTGGCCCTTCTGAGGTAATCGCTGTCAGtggaaagttccaggttcaatccccagcatctccggtaaaaaggatcaggcagttgGTGATGTGAATAGTGTcgacctgagatcctggagagaagtggaTTAAGCAATAACTGGCCTTGCGGGGTAGTCCAGCCGGCTCTGGGcaagaaaattcctggagatttggggatggagcctggtaAGGGAcgatttggggagggacctccatggagtataatgccacagagtccacccttcatcacagccattttctttggagAAActgatctggagatgagctgaaattctggAAGATCATCAGGCCCCatatggaagttggcaatcccatgaaccaaggatctgattcagtaaaaggcagcttcaaatACATTCATGTGTTTACTTTGTATAGAAGGCTGAATCACTGAACATTAAATAATGAAAAGGCTTTTCAGTAAAGAAAGTGGAAATGAAGGGTGATGCGCTCAGTAGCAGAATGAAGGGGGGAAAGTCAATATGTAGGCTTCATTCCCAGTAAGCAATTTGCTATGTGAAGGAAGATTTCTTTGCTTTTATGTTCCAGTGCTCAAAACGTTTACTCATACTTGTTTCACAACGTCTTGTAGCTTTTAGGaatcttaaaaaaaacttacaaaGGCAGCAGTGCCCTTGAAAATAACAGAGAAGGGGATTGACTGTGCAATGCTCTTTCAGTATAATTAAGTTTAGAAATCATATTAAATCACTATAATTATATTTAGAAACTGTATACATCCCACCACTCCACAGACCTACTCTATGCAGTTCACAAAGTCAAAGAATACAATAATAGCAGAACCAGCATACATATTAATAATAAACAGTAATTAAAATAAGTCAGGGTATAAAATAGCTTGAAAAGGATGCTCACAAAACAGTCCTGAGATTAGAGGGGAGAGGGAGCTGCTTAATGAAAAGCCTGCAGAAGTAAGTGCTGTCACATAGAAGTAATAAGCCTAAGTGGAGAGAGCATTCCAAGTTCAggatgccaccactgaaaagcccatCTTCTGTTACTGCAGAGAGCagagtaatgcattttcaatccattttcacaattgtttgcaagtgggctttgctccagctgcaaagtaaaaaactccacacagtaaaatccagctgcaaagtgcattgaaagtggattgaaagtgtgttattctgcaagtgcggaaggggtctgaagCAAACTCACTCATTTGCGCATATTCAGTAGAATCCATTCAGTACTGCCGCTGCCATCCATGTTGCAGGAGCAGCCAGAGCTCTTCCTGTGATGCTGCAGAAGACAAAAGAGACATGTTTGAACTGCAACAAATGGTCACGAGTGCTGCATCCACAGATCGAAGCCTTTTCTCCAGCAACCAGTCCCCCAGCTTGATCATTCAAAGCATAACCAAGCATCAGGCACTCCTAGGAAAGCTAACCCATAGCAGACATTATGCATAATCTGACAGGGGCAACAGAAGATAGAGAGAAGAGCTGCAATCTACCAATATTAGGATAGGATAGCAATTAACACATTCACAACAACAACTTCTTTACCTTTTAGGAAAGTTAACCCACTTGTAAGAGACATATTAAAGAGTCAAAGGAAGGGCTAGCCAGTTAGAAAAGATCAGATCGCTAGCCTCTTATCAAAATGAGGATAAAGCCAAATAATGGCATAGGTTTTCCTTTTAGAGGAAACTAATCTGACCTTTATTTATGCTTCCATTTTAGGGTCTGTTAGAAATAGGTAAAAGGGAGTATGAGAAACTATCCCATCTCATCTTTGCTGACGTTTCCCAGGCTCTCTAATTTCCACTAGTTGCTTATCCTTGACATGTTTACACCTGaggggaaaaagaaggaaaaatggtaCCCGCTTGTTTTTAATGGCACACAAAGAGCAAAGGctcaaaggagggaaataaaagtGGTTATCTCACATTACTCCATAGCAAGGTCAGCCTTGCAATTAACTGAAATTGTCAGAAATAGATTCTGCTCCCCTTTAAAGCCTACACTGTGCTAGTTAATGTATTGTTGGTTTTCTTTTTAGACATAATTGGCAAACAGCCGAAGGTGGGAGAAAGCATTGTCCAGTGGGGCTGTTTGACATACCACAGCATTATTTTGATGTTGATGCTCAAGGTTTTGAAATATTTGTAAATCATTAAATAGGATTTGTGCTGTTTTGGGCACTGTGCTCTGTTCACAAAACccattatgggttttttaaaaaatgtttgtttacTCCTTGTGCattatttaattgtttttctttagGCTTTGTAAAAATCTGCTTTCCCATTGATTTTGTCTGAAGCAAtggattttcccccctccttAAGAAAGCTTTGGAATGTGCAAGGTCTTTCCATGCTTTGATTTTTAGAAAATGCATTagtgaagaaaaacaacaacacaacaacggAACATCAATACTGTTGATACAGGAAATTTGGACAGTCGATAACATCTTTACGTTCTGCAGTGATCTTGCATTATAAGTGTCTAACTTCTGAGTTTAATGAATTGGGCATTAAGGCTGCAATCTTACACCCTTATTTTGGTGGAAGGCCCATTGAACAAAGTTGAGCTTGCTCACATCTCTGGGTAAAATGTGCAGAGGTCTGAGTTGCAACTCTTTGCTTCAAAGAGGGAGGAGTCAGATCCTCAATCAGGATTCTGTTAGTCTGACTCCTCTGCAGGAATAGAGGCAGGGAAGAATGACAGACACTTTTAAGCTGGATATGTTTAAGCTGTAATGGTTACCAGTACTCTGTATGGATTGAAGGGTTGAAGTTAATAAAATTTAAGGCTGTgatcaggggtgtaccacccaggggaacatatggagtcaaatgtccccaggctgcggccatttagttaTGTGGGTGGCGGAAAAtcgacccccccccacacacacccctccttcatccccccacccccaagtcctgacttcaagatctggtgcaaaaaaacgttgtttggttgtggttggggagggtggcctCTCATACAGGAGTGGGGGCGcgggggggaactcagattttgcactgggctacattttccctagatatgcctctggctgtaATCCTGAGCATACTTACAGAAAGCAGGCCTTTCTTTGAGTAAACATACACAatatcaaataattaaaatttcAATTTAGACTTATAAACTtgcacccttttttaaaaaaattgggaactGATTTAACATAATGGCTAGGAGGTAATTCATTCAGATCCCTTCAACCCTGTCTTAGCAGGTCGTCTTAGGCAAGCCACTGTTTGTCAGCCTCAGTCCCCTCTCCATTCTTCAATATGGAGGTAATGCTGACCTGCTCCACAGGACCGTTGTAAACAATTGTAACAAAATAATGTGTACTAAGAACTTTGAATGCTGAAAGCGTAATatgttattattaaaaataaaataaggctcACATTCTACACTCCACCtaatgggggaggagggaatcaaTGATACCATCCTTTTTACTCCTTGAAAACTTCACTGTCATTTGGAGCAAAGCCAAATGTGACAGTGTCACAGAATTATGTCATCATCAGATCACTCACCCCCAATCTCCTATAAAGTAGGTACAGCTTGGGGGAGACCGAAAGCACCAAAACTGAGCAGGTTTAACAGACCCCCCCCTTTCAAAATAGCTTCTCTATTGCAGAACCAGAAGTACCAGGACTTGAATTGAGAAATTTTGAGTGAGAAGACTTGTTCTTCTCATGCTGTACATTTTATTCTGCGTTAGAGAGGTGCCATCAGTTCTAGTTGTACAATGATACAGTCTTTTGATGAGTTTTGTGATAGCATGGCCTACAGGAACTGAGAAACCTCCCAGTGGAAACCATCCACTTGGAAGGACTCACTTGggagcagaggcgaagctacaaggggaccagggggtgtgcattgcaccaggcgcgCTCCTGGGGCGCGCGCAAaaattcaggggtttttttggtatttttagtgttttttcagtttttggcctacagggggcgcagtttttaggctagcaccaaaatttcagggtatgtttaggagactctcctgatgaggtttggttcagggggtccaaagttatggatgcccccatcccccattgtttccaatgggagcttgtaggagatggggctacacctttgaaggtccataactttagaccccctgaactcAACTTTACCAAGCCTggcttgtatcatcaggagagtctcctaaagataccctgaaaacgtggtgctgctagccttaaaaccgcgccccctgcaggccaaaaactgaaaaaaccctaaaaatacaaaaaacacaaactaacatggggggaggcgcaaaactcagattttgcaccaggctccattttccctagctatgcctctgcttgggagtaaatcccattgaacatAATGGGACTGCTCCTGATTGTGTACATAGACTTATCAGTATCAGTTAACTTTAATTATAATTAGTAACCATAGTTCTTTAAACAGGTTCAGGTTTCTCTCAAATATGAGCATCAAAAATAATTGCACTACCACAAGGCCACCCAGTTTGGTTTCTATATTTTTAACTATCTTTGTCATAATTAgactttttaaatgttgttgcCTTGCTTGTATACGGTTGATGCTGTCAGTTTCTCTATGGTGGTTTGTAGTCTGTCTTAATAGATCCATTACTTGATCTGAGTCAGGCTGTTCTCTTCTGAAGCAAACTTGCTTCATTGCCAATCAGATTTCTCTTAGAAGGTTTGAAGCAtgtaaagaagaggaagagcatcAATAAAAACAGCAACTGTAATGCACGGAGCTCATTTACAATCAGAGAGCAGCAAGGAAAAAATTAGCCAGGATAAAGGAAGGAGTGCAGTTATGGAAAGGCAAATACGACTTGAACAAGAACATATATAAGCAGAAGACCATAAACCAGAAGACTCAAGAAAAATGTCACGACCAGCAAACAGAAAAACCGAGAATCACAAAATAGTAAGCATGATTTGACTATGTAATTAATGATACACCTTCAGATAATATTTGGTTACTATggggattaattaattaatgtccTCCTAGATGTTGCATGCATCAATGAGGGAGATATTTTACAAACTATGGCATCTGTTTCCTGCTGTTCTTCCATGGTGCTAAGGGTGCTGTATGTCAGGCTCTTCTAGCTTAGTCCCTATGAGGGAAATTAGATTGAGAAACAGTAATTTGTCTGAAGCCTTCCAGGGAGTTTGATGCctaagtgaagatttgaaccctgCTTTCACAggtcaaaacttttttttttcagggaaggCGTATGGAAAATAATAACAATGTGAGTCAGTGTTCCGAATGTAAAGATTAACTACAGCAATAGGGCCAGGAAGACAACCAAAACAAACTTGTTagctgctttgttttgtttttcatgctAACACTTGTTCATATGCTTCTCAGATGTTTCC from Sphaerodactylus townsendi isolate TG3544 linkage group LG01, MPM_Stown_v2.3, whole genome shotgun sequence harbors:
- the CALHM4 gene encoding LOW QUALITY PROTEIN: calcium homeostasis modulator protein 4 (The sequence of the model RefSeq protein was modified relative to this genomic sequence to represent the inferred CDS: substituted 3 bases at 3 genomic stop codons) translates to MSLTSGLTFLKGKEVVVVNVLIAILECLMLGYALNDQAGGLVAGEKASICGCSTRDHLLQFKHVSFVFCSITGRALAAPATWMAAAVLNGFYXICVVGWLLIAVEPSLLSCPVAWEGVCLLHLQYWNRYIHNEQMLFEQAVIQHSKIXAKQHIKKFSGFLPGREDITEIRIPSCADWRSISGLDLLTIVDKQHYDXSLLHVWAVEDFVDTKYMKINNKPNCLAMEHSVK